A window of Rufibacter sp. LB8 contains these coding sequences:
- a CDS encoding DNA polymerase III subunit gamma/tau, translating into MENFVVSARKYRPTTFDSVVGQHHITTTLKNAISSNHLAQAFLFCGPRGVGKTTCARILAKTINCQNITPETEACDVCDSCKSFNNNSSFNVHELDAASNNSVEDIRNLVEQVRYAPQTGKYKIYIIDEVHMLSNSAFNAFLKTLEEPPAYAIFILATTERHKIIPTILSRCQIFDFNRIRIEDMVQHLGRIAAKEEITAEDDALHLISQKADGALRDALSIFDQMVTFSGNHLTYKATVQNLHILDYDYYFRLTDFLLTQNLSGALLLYDEILKNGFDSHNFVLGIGDHFRSLLVCKDTVTVALLQVSENIKSQYAKQAQEASLSFLLSGLNLVGSCDQNFKAAKNQRLHVELLLMKLAHLPHALQLASDVSLTGDVKKKTNGSSGVAAPAAPSAVSSAPPQPAPQASSAPNLGTAPTKEAPVLASFAEQSPETHHNTAPADMDAGEDPIFSDEYPEEAPSLVPSEEPKPAPAMLAPSRPISSPLAGKKASKLPSFKNLEEKVAASAAPAVEVLEEETEDYVPGSLPPINAEKLERLWKLYVDRIKNTDRTLEYTILNREWHFDAEKAEIQLNVENDVQVAEFNSFKPEFMAYLRQGLNHNRLQVRIDVVQQENGRKLYTTQDKYNYLAEQYPVLKDLKTRLGLDTDF; encoded by the coding sequence ATGGAGAATTTTGTTGTTTCGGCCCGGAAATACCGCCCTACCACCTTTGACAGCGTGGTGGGACAGCACCACATTACCACTACCCTCAAAAACGCGATTAGCAGCAACCATTTGGCCCAGGCCTTCCTGTTCTGCGGCCCGCGGGGCGTGGGCAAGACCACCTGCGCGCGTATTCTGGCCAAGACCATCAACTGCCAGAACATTACTCCAGAAACTGAGGCCTGTGACGTGTGCGACTCCTGCAAGAGCTTCAACAACAACAGCTCGTTCAACGTGCATGAGCTGGATGCGGCCTCCAACAACTCGGTAGAAGACATCCGGAACCTGGTGGAGCAGGTGCGCTACGCCCCCCAGACGGGCAAGTACAAAATCTACATCATAGATGAGGTGCACATGCTCTCCAACTCGGCGTTCAACGCGTTTCTGAAAACCCTGGAAGAGCCGCCCGCTTACGCCATTTTCATTCTGGCCACCACCGAGCGCCACAAGATCATCCCCACCATATTATCCCGTTGCCAGATCTTTGATTTTAACCGAATCAGGATTGAAGACATGGTGCAGCACCTGGGCCGCATTGCCGCCAAAGAGGAAATCACCGCCGAGGACGACGCCCTGCACCTGATCTCCCAGAAAGCCGATGGTGCCCTGCGTGATGCCCTGTCTATTTTTGACCAGATGGTGACGTTCTCGGGCAACCACCTCACCTACAAGGCCACCGTGCAGAACCTGCACATTCTGGACTATGACTATTATTTCCGGCTCACTGATTTTTTGCTTACCCAGAACCTGAGCGGCGCGCTGTTGCTGTATGATGAAATCCTGAAAAACGGATTTGACTCGCATAATTTCGTCTTGGGCATCGGTGACCATTTCCGGAGTTTGCTGGTGTGCAAAGACACCGTGACGGTAGCTTTGCTGCAAGTATCTGAGAACATCAAGAGTCAGTACGCCAAACAGGCCCAGGAAGCCAGTTTGAGTTTCCTGCTCTCGGGGTTGAACCTGGTGGGAAGCTGTGACCAGAACTTCAAGGCGGCCAAAAACCAACGGCTGCACGTGGAACTGCTGCTCATGAAGCTGGCGCATTTGCCCCACGCCCTGCAACTGGCCTCAGACGTCTCTCTCACCGGGGACGTCAAAAAAAAAACTAATGGAAGTTCCGGCGTAGCAGCCCCCGCAGCGCCATCCGCTGTTTCTTCGGCGCCGCCGCAACCAGCACCGCAAGCTAGTTCAGCTCCAAATCTAGGCACGGCACCTACCAAGGAAGCGCCAGTTTTAGCTTCATTTGCGGAACAGAGCCCGGAAACGCACCACAACACCGCGCCCGCTGACATGGACGCCGGCGAAGACCCCATTTTCTCTGACGAATATCCCGAAGAAGCGCCTTCGTTAGTCCCTTCTGAAGAACCGAAACCAGCCCCGGCCATGCTGGCGCCGTCACGGCCTATTTCTTCGCCGCTGGCGGGAAAGAAAGCCTCTAAGCTGCCCAGCTTCAAGAACCTGGAGGAGAAAGTAGCGGCATCGGCGGCCCCGGCGGTGGAAGTGCTGGAAGAGGAAACCGAAGACTACGTGCCCGGCTCCCTCCCGCCCATCAACGCTGAGAAACTGGAACGCCTCTGGAAGCTCTACGTAGACCGCATCAAGAACACAGACCGCACCCTGGAATACACCATCCTGAACCGCGAATGGCATTTTGACGCCGAGAAAGCCGAGATTCAGCTCAACGTGGAGAATGATGTGCAGGTAGCCGAGTTCAACAGCTTCAAACCAGAGTTCATGGCGTATCTGCGCCAGGGCCTGAACCACAACCGCCTGCAGGTGCGCATTGACGTGGTGCAGCAGGAAAACGGCCGAAAGCTCTACACCACCCAAGACAAGTACAATTACCTGGCGGAACAATACCCCGTGCTCAAAGACCTGAAAACCCGCCTGGGGCTAGATACAGATTTTTAA
- the vap15 gene encoding type II toxin-antitoxin system VapB15 family antitoxin has protein sequence MKSESYNIALSFNQILDLVRQLPKSQKIKLSKELEKEGIYTKLQKLLSTFKAEDLSIEDVNQEVESVRQELYANSRKV, from the coding sequence ATGAAATCAGAATCTTATAACATAGCATTGAGTTTTAACCAAATTCTGGACTTGGTGCGCCAGTTACCTAAAAGCCAGAAAATAAAACTCTCCAAAGAATTGGAGAAAGAAGGCATTTACACGAAGCTCCAGAAACTGCTTTCTACCTTCAAAGCAGAAGACCTTTCTATAGAAGATGTAAACCAAGAAGTAGAATCGGTAAGACAAGAGCTTTATGCCAATTCAAGGAAAGTTTAA
- a CDS encoding M16 family metallopeptidase — protein MKRRFLPLYMASAVLLTQCKTSTPPQTAQTQPTAATPTTVPAQKEFTYTTVPNDPLKARIYTLDNGLTVYLTQYDNAPRIQTYIAVRAGSKNDPANATGLAHYLEHMAFKGSSRLGTIDWEKEKVELDKIEALYELYRTQKDQAQRQKTYHQIDSISGVAAKYAVPNEYDKLVAAMGMKNSNASTWVEQTIYYGDIPSNQLDKWAMLESERLGVMVPRLFHTELEAVYEEKNRSLDSDQNKAFEAAFEALFPTHQYGTQTTIGTVEHLKNPSITEIKKYFDTYYVPNNMAIAMSGDLDFDQTIKTINEHFGRWKKGPEPVYHAPQEKPMAAPVVKEILGPEAEMVLMAYRLPGIKSKDALVLRMINQILSNGQAGLIDLNINQKQAALGAGSFAEIYNDYSAHFLSGNPRQGQTLDQVKDLLLQQIEMVKKGAFEDWLIPAIVNKNKISKMQAYESNAARGTAFVDAFLARQDWAEYLKQDEAFDRITKQDVMDVANRYYANNYAIIYKRIGQDPTAQKVDKPTITPVPANREAQSDYYKQVAGKTVSDLKPQFLDYQKDIQQGTLKAGIPIYYTKNQENGLFNLYYLLDMGTNNDLKLGLAVDYLKYLGTDKFTAEELQKEFFKIGCSFNVSSGQDQVYVSLTGLDANLEQGLALFESLLQNPKADQKALNDMVAGILKDRKDAKLNKNIIHSVAMVNYAKYGPKNPFTHILSEQELKKIKPAELISRIKSIPTYQHRVLYYGPRELQAISATLNTGHHVPASLKPVPAENAFKELDINKRQVLWTDYKMVQAELLFLTKSLNYDPKLVPTIRLYNEYFDGGMGAIVFQELRESRALAYSASSRFNNASKKNQANYIMSYIGTQSDKLPEAMAGMQELLNELPLAETNFTNAKASVRNSIATERINKVGILFNYEQARKLGVEHDLRRDIYESLDAITLDQIKTFQQQFVKGQNQTILVIGSKDRLNFKELAKYGTVKQLTLKELFGY, from the coding sequence GTGAAAAGAAGATTCCTCCCCCTGTATATGGCATCAGCGGTGCTGCTGACCCAGTGCAAGACCAGCACGCCGCCGCAGACAGCGCAAACGCAACCAACTGCTGCCACGCCCACCACAGTCCCGGCCCAAAAAGAATTCACCTATACCACCGTTCCCAATGACCCGCTCAAGGCCCGCATCTATACCTTGGACAACGGCTTAACGGTGTACCTCACGCAGTATGACAACGCGCCGCGCATTCAGACCTACATTGCGGTGCGCGCGGGCAGCAAGAATGACCCGGCCAATGCCACAGGGCTGGCGCATTACCTGGAGCATATGGCGTTCAAAGGCTCCAGCCGGTTGGGCACTATTGACTGGGAAAAAGAGAAAGTAGAGCTGGACAAGATTGAGGCGCTGTATGAGCTGTACCGCACCCAGAAAGACCAGGCCCAGCGCCAGAAAACCTACCACCAGATTGACTCTATCTCGGGCGTGGCGGCCAAGTATGCGGTGCCCAATGAATATGACAAACTGGTGGCGGCCATGGGCATGAAGAATTCCAACGCCAGCACCTGGGTGGAACAAACCATCTATTACGGCGACATCCCGAGCAACCAACTAGACAAATGGGCCATGCTGGAATCTGAGCGCCTGGGCGTGATGGTGCCCCGCCTGTTCCACACCGAGCTGGAGGCCGTGTATGAAGAGAAAAACCGGTCGCTGGACTCTGACCAGAACAAAGCCTTTGAGGCCGCGTTTGAAGCGCTTTTCCCCACGCACCAGTACGGCACGCAGACCACCATCGGCACTGTGGAGCACCTCAAAAACCCGTCCATCACCGAGATCAAGAAGTATTTTGATACCTACTACGTGCCCAACAACATGGCCATTGCCATGAGCGGTGATTTGGATTTCGACCAGACCATTAAAACGATTAACGAGCATTTTGGGCGCTGGAAAAAAGGACCCGAGCCGGTGTACCATGCCCCGCAGGAAAAACCTATGGCTGCCCCCGTGGTCAAAGAAATTCTAGGGCCTGAGGCTGAGATGGTGCTGATGGCCTACCGCCTGCCAGGCATCAAGAGCAAAGACGCGTTGGTGCTGCGCATGATCAATCAGATTCTGAGCAACGGTCAGGCCGGCTTGATAGATTTGAACATTAACCAGAAGCAGGCCGCCCTGGGCGCAGGTTCGTTCGCGGAGATTTACAATGATTACAGCGCCCATTTCCTGAGCGGGAACCCGCGGCAGGGACAGACGCTTGACCAGGTGAAAGACTTGTTGTTGCAGCAGATTGAGATGGTGAAGAAAGGAGCTTTTGAAGATTGGCTCATTCCGGCCATCGTGAACAAGAACAAAATCAGCAAGATGCAGGCTTATGAAAGCAACGCCGCCCGCGGCACCGCCTTCGTAGATGCCTTTCTGGCGCGCCAGGACTGGGCCGAGTACCTGAAGCAGGATGAAGCCTTCGACCGCATCACCAAGCAAGACGTGATGGACGTGGCCAACCGCTACTACGCCAACAACTACGCCATCATCTACAAGCGCATCGGCCAAGACCCCACCGCCCAGAAAGTGGACAAACCCACCATCACGCCTGTGCCTGCCAACCGCGAGGCGCAGTCTGACTACTACAAGCAAGTGGCCGGCAAAACCGTGTCTGACCTCAAGCCGCAGTTTCTGGACTATCAGAAAGACATTCAGCAGGGCACGCTCAAGGCCGGAATACCCATCTATTACACCAAAAACCAGGAAAACGGCCTTTTCAACCTGTACTACCTCCTGGACATGGGCACCAACAATGACCTGAAACTGGGCCTGGCCGTGGATTACCTCAAATACCTGGGCACCGATAAATTCACCGCCGAGGAACTGCAGAAGGAGTTTTTCAAGATTGGCTGCTCGTTCAACGTGTCCTCGGGCCAAGACCAGGTGTATGTGTCCTTGACCGGGTTAGATGCCAATTTAGAGCAGGGCCTGGCCTTGTTTGAAAGCCTGCTGCAAAACCCCAAAGCCGACCAAAAAGCCCTGAATGATATGGTGGCCGGCATCTTGAAAGACCGCAAAGACGCGAAGCTGAACAAGAACATCATCCACAGCGTGGCCATGGTGAACTACGCCAAATACGGCCCCAAAAACCCGTTCACGCACATTCTCAGCGAACAGGAACTGAAGAAAATCAAACCCGCTGAGTTGATTTCCCGCATCAAGAGCATTCCTACGTACCAGCACCGCGTGTTGTATTATGGCCCTCGGGAGTTGCAGGCCATTTCGGCTACCTTGAACACGGGGCATCATGTTCCGGCTAGCTTAAAACCGGTTCCAGCGGAGAATGCCTTCAAGGAACTGGACATCAACAAGCGCCAGGTGCTCTGGACCGATTATAAAATGGTGCAGGCCGAACTGCTCTTCCTGACCAAATCTCTGAACTATGACCCGAAACTGGTGCCCACCATCAGGCTGTACAACGAATATTTTGACGGCGGCATGGGCGCCATTGTGTTCCAGGAACTCAGAGAATCCCGGGCTTTGGCTTACAGCGCCAGCTCCAGGTTCAACAACGCCAGCAAGAAAAACCAGGCCAACTACATCATGTCGTACATCGGTACGCAGAGCGACAAACTCCCCGAGGCCATGGCCGGCATGCAGGAACTCCTGAATGAGTTGCCCCTGGCGGAGACCAACTTCACCAACGCGAAGGCCTCGGTGCGCAACAGCATCGCCACGGAGCGCATCAACAAAGTGGGCATCTTGTTCAACTATGAGCAAGCCCGCAAACTGGGCGTAGAGCATGACCTGCGGCGCGACATCTATGAAAGCCTGGACGCGATCACCCTGGATCAGATAAAGACGTTTCAGCAGCAGTTTGTGAAAGGCCAGAACCAAACTATTCTGGTCATCGGGTCCAAGGATCGGCTCAATTTCAAGGAACTGGCCAAGTACGGCACCGTGAAACAGTTGACCTTGAAAGAGCTGTTTGGGTACTAG
- a CDS encoding outer membrane beta-barrel protein → MTVFLLRSVLVVALILPTLLIFSLPVAAQKNFIKGYFVTTANDTIQCFINDKGWNQNPRQIEYKITAAGEAATFRPAEIKSFGLSTGDIYEGRVVTRNNSPKDLEALRLGNTGVTTTDTVFLRVLVRGAANLLYLNNGNRDYFYYQTNADIPVELDVRYTLQQDPLTGKALFITDNRFQAQLKSYFEACPAVVKQLTFAKYNISDLRAAFKAYNACTQNQGYEGAAKNLTLAFGLLGGTSLTYVDFDTPETPSLQHTPFQGGPSLNVGLALNIIIPQNRQKWSFYNELLLKSFKATGSFEEHLPFAYETRHYYTEFDVKSAGLTSMLRYQFLDTPVRPYVNAGFAVNYIFDVQEFQSVRTTFDFTTRETYWEPTPLGVYQQVELALALGAGVTYKKFSLETRVERGDSFSHSLAPSHKIAAMLLLLAMNAARP, encoded by the coding sequence GTGACCGTTTTCTTGCTGCGTAGCGTTTTAGTTGTTGCCCTGATATTGCCAACCCTGCTGATTTTTTCGTTGCCAGTGGCGGCGCAGAAGAATTTCATTAAAGGTTATTTTGTGACCACGGCCAATGACACCATTCAGTGCTTTATCAATGACAAGGGCTGGAACCAGAACCCCAGGCAGATTGAGTACAAAATCACCGCCGCCGGCGAGGCTGCCACGTTCCGGCCCGCTGAGATCAAAAGCTTTGGCTTGTCTACCGGAGACATTTATGAAGGCCGGGTGGTCACGCGCAACAACTCGCCCAAAGACCTTGAGGCACTGCGCCTGGGAAACACCGGGGTCACGACCACAGACACCGTTTTCCTGCGGGTGCTGGTGCGCGGCGCGGCCAACCTGCTCTACCTCAACAACGGCAACCGCGACTACTTCTATTACCAGACCAACGCAGACATCCCTGTGGAGCTAGACGTACGCTACACCCTGCAGCAAGATCCGCTCACCGGCAAGGCGCTGTTCATCACTGACAACAGGTTCCAAGCTCAGTTGAAATCCTATTTTGAAGCGTGCCCCGCGGTGGTGAAGCAGCTTACGTTCGCCAAATACAATATTTCAGACTTACGTGCTGCGTTCAAGGCATATAATGCCTGCACCCAAAACCAAGGCTATGAAGGAGCCGCCAAAAACCTGACGCTGGCCTTTGGCCTGTTGGGCGGCACATCTCTGACCTACGTGGACTTTGACACGCCTGAAACTCCATCTTTGCAGCACACGCCTTTTCAAGGTGGCCCAAGCTTGAACGTGGGCTTGGCCCTGAACATCATTATTCCGCAGAACCGGCAGAAATGGTCTTTTTACAATGAGTTGCTTTTAAAGAGTTTTAAAGCCACCGGCAGTTTTGAGGAACACTTACCCTTTGCGTATGAAACCCGCCACTATTACACAGAGTTTGACGTGAAAAGCGCAGGGCTCACCTCTATGTTGCGGTACCAATTCCTGGACACGCCGGTAAGGCCGTATGTGAATGCTGGGTTTGCAGTCAATTACATATTTGATGTGCAGGAATTCCAGAGCGTGCGCACCACCTTTGACTTCACCACCCGGGAGACTTACTGGGAACCTACGCCACTGGGCGTTTACCAGCAGGTGGAATTGGCTTTGGCGCTGGGGGCTGGGGTTACGTACAAGAAATTCAGCCTGGAAACTCGCGTTGAACGTGGCGATTCCTTTTCGCACAGCCTGGCACCTTCCCATAAAATTGCTGCCATGCTACTTCTTTTAGCAATGAACGCGGCAAGGCCATAA
- a CDS encoding NmrA family NAD(P)-binding protein, with amino-acid sequence MSTTSATIILAGATGDLGRRIARFLKQRGAHVRALVRPGTEASRLAPLHTMGVTVVEVDFNNAAALAKACEGGTCVVSALSGLREVMIDAQTQLLNAAVAASVPKFIPSDFSIDFTKLPRGQNRNLDFRKEFQQILDKAPIQATSVLNGMFADLLTGQAPIVLQGISRIMFYGNPDQPLDFTTIENTAEFTAAAALDPTTPRFLRIAGDVLTARGLQAAASQALGKPFKLFRVGGLGVLKGLITATKTLAPAKGEVFPAWQGMQYMYDMFTGLPKLSPLDNDRYPDITFTPVHQVLATKE; translated from the coding sequence ATGTCTACCACTTCTGCCACTATTATTCTTGCCGGGGCCACCGGTGACCTGGGCCGCCGCATTGCCCGTTTCCTGAAACAACGGGGAGCCCATGTGCGCGCGCTGGTTCGACCGGGCACCGAGGCTAGTCGGCTGGCGCCTTTGCATACCATGGGCGTGACGGTGGTGGAAGTAGATTTCAACAATGCAGCGGCTCTTGCCAAAGCCTGTGAGGGCGGAACCTGCGTGGTCTCTGCCTTGTCGGGATTGCGGGAAGTGATGATTGACGCGCAGACGCAACTCCTGAACGCGGCGGTAGCGGCAAGCGTACCAAAGTTTATTCCCTCAGATTTCTCCATTGATTTCACCAAACTGCCGCGCGGCCAAAACCGGAACCTGGATTTCAGAAAGGAGTTCCAGCAAATTCTGGACAAAGCCCCCATTCAGGCCACGTCTGTGTTGAACGGCATGTTCGCTGATTTGCTCACGGGGCAGGCGCCTATTGTGCTGCAGGGCATCTCCCGCATCATGTTTTACGGCAACCCAGACCAGCCGCTGGACTTCACTACCATTGAGAACACCGCTGAATTTACCGCCGCCGCGGCGCTGGACCCTACCACGCCTCGGTTTTTGCGCATAGCCGGCGACGTGCTTACCGCCAGAGGTTTACAAGCCGCCGCCAGCCAGGCCCTGGGCAAGCCATTTAAATTATTTAGGGTTGGCGGTTTGGGGGTGTTAAAGGGATTAATTACCGCCACCAAAACGCTGGCACCCGCCAAAGGAGAAGTGTTCCCGGCCTGGCAAGGCATGCAATACATGTATGATATGTTCACTGGTCTGCCCAAGCTTTCGCCGCTTGACAATGACCGCTACCCAGACATCACCTTCACGCCCGTGCACCAGGTTTTGGCCACCAAAGAGTAA
- a CDS encoding glycoside hydrolase family 3 protein: MKTIWLGLLLCLAPWLSFAQKPVTLEEKIGQMLMIGVPGTIADTTSAFYQDIKQGKIGGITLYERHLTPTNAAENLKNLISNYQKAAPVPLLVSITQEGGVVNRLKEKYGFPRMPSAQYLGQLNNLDSTKFYADNTAYTLSRLGITINFAPVLDVYAPTNPVLGSRERTYSIDPDIIIKHAAQVIKAHNYFKVHTVMKHFPGHGSSTEDSHLGLTDVSRTWKPSELEPYRRLIKQGLVQGVMTAHIVNTTLDEGKLPATLSKKVMTTLLRKDRKFDGVIFSDDLHMKAISAEYGLKEALERAINAGVDVLLFSGNIAGEAPVSGSTLVAMILELVQEKKIPESRIEEAYGRIMKMKNRW; the protein is encoded by the coding sequence ATGAAAACAATTTGGTTGGGTTTATTGCTCTGCTTGGCCCCTTGGCTGTCTTTCGCGCAGAAACCAGTGACACTGGAAGAAAAAATTGGGCAGATGCTGATGATTGGCGTTCCGGGCACCATAGCCGACACCACCAGCGCCTTTTACCAGGACATAAAGCAGGGTAAGATTGGCGGCATTACGCTGTATGAACGGCACCTCACCCCTACTAACGCGGCCGAGAACCTGAAGAACCTGATCAGTAACTACCAGAAAGCCGCGCCGGTTCCCTTGCTGGTGTCCATTACCCAAGAAGGCGGCGTGGTGAACCGCCTGAAAGAGAAATACGGGTTTCCGCGCATGCCCTCGGCGCAGTACCTGGGGCAACTGAATAACCTGGACAGCACCAAATTCTACGCCGACAACACCGCCTACACGCTGTCACGGTTGGGGATTACCATCAATTTCGCGCCGGTGCTGGATGTCTACGCCCCTACCAACCCCGTGCTGGGCTCCCGCGAACGCACCTATTCCATAGACCCCGACATCATCATCAAACACGCGGCCCAGGTGATTAAAGCCCACAACTACTTCAAGGTACACACGGTCATGAAGCACTTCCCCGGCCACGGCAGCTCCACCGAGGACTCACACCTGGGTCTCACCGATGTCAGCCGCACCTGGAAACCTAGTGAACTGGAACCGTACCGCCGCCTGATCAAGCAAGGGTTGGTACAGGGCGTGATGACGGCGCACATTGTCAACACCACCTTAGATGAAGGCAAACTGCCCGCCACGCTCTCTAAAAAAGTCATGACCACGCTGCTCCGGAAAGACCGGAAATTTGACGGCGTCATCTTCTCAGACGACCTGCACATGAAAGCCATCAGCGCGGAATACGGCCTCAAAGAAGCCCTGGAACGCGCCATCAACGCCGGCGTGGATGTGCTGCTGTTCTCTGGCAACATCGCTGGTGAAGCACCCGTGTCTGGCAGTACCCTGGTGGCCATGATTCTGGAACTGGTGCAGGAAAAGAAAATCCCTGAAAGTAGGATTGAGGAAGCTTATGGAAGGATTATGAAGATGAAGAATCGCTGGTAG
- a CDS encoding fasciclin domain-containing protein produces the protein MKRLIIFALSAAFLFGCSSKEETTETTTTTETMVTDSVTTTDNAMASDAKDIVTLAMETPSLSTLVQAVKAADLVGALQGEGPFTVFAPTNEAFAALPAGTLENLLKPENKQMLVDLLMYHVVEGKVMSTDLTNNMMPKTLNGATAKVMLNGSSVMINDASVTMADVAASNGVVHVIDKVIMPPTK, from the coding sequence ATGAAAAGATTAATCATTTTTGCACTGTCTGCCGCGTTCTTATTCGGCTGTTCTTCTAAAGAGGAAACCACAGAGACCACCACCACCACTGAAACCATGGTCACAGATTCTGTCACTACTACAGACAACGCCATGGCCTCTGACGCCAAAGACATTGTGACCCTGGCCATGGAAACGCCTTCTCTTTCTACCTTGGTGCAGGCCGTGAAAGCCGCTGACCTGGTAGGTGCCCTGCAAGGCGAAGGTCCGTTCACTGTGTTCGCGCCCACCAATGAGGCCTTCGCCGCGTTGCCCGCCGGCACCTTGGAGAACCTGTTAAAGCCAGAAAACAAGCAGATGTTGGTAGACCTTTTGATGTACCACGTGGTAGAAGGCAAGGTGATGTCAACAGATTTAACCAACAACATGATGCCCAAAACCCTTAACGGCGCCACCGCTAAAGTGATGCTGAACGGTTCAAGCGTGATGATCAATGACGCCTCCGTGACCATGGCCGATGTGGCTGCCTCTAACGGCGTGGTGCACGTAATTGACAAAGTAATAATGCCACCTACTAAGTAA
- a CDS encoding putative toxin-antitoxin system toxin component, PIN family translates to MPIQGKFKVIFDTNIWISFLIGKRLKSITSLIANGNIHLILSDQLLTEIKLVTSRPKLQKYFPQNAVVELLDLLDTIGTRYNATPTHTLERDLKDSFLLDLIDASNAHYLITGDNDLLELGKFKTAKIISPKEFEVVLEIS, encoded by the coding sequence ATGCCAATTCAAGGAAAGTTTAAAGTCATTTTTGATACCAATATTTGGATTAGCTTTTTGATTGGCAAGCGGTTAAAATCTATCACTTCCCTTATTGCCAACGGAAATATTCATCTAATCCTATCTGACCAATTGTTGACAGAAATTAAGTTGGTCACTTCGCGTCCTAAACTTCAGAAATATTTCCCACAGAACGCAGTGGTAGAGCTATTAGATTTGCTTGACACCATTGGCACACGTTATAACGCAACTCCAACCCATACCTTAGAGAGAGACCTTAAAGACAGCTTCCTGCTCGATTTAATTGACGCTTCTAACGCACATTATCTGATAACAGGAGATAATGACTTGCTTGAACTTGGGAAGTTTAAAACTGCCAAAATCATTTCACCAAAGGAGTTTGAAGTAGTCTTGGAAATATCTTAA
- a CDS encoding tetratricopeptide repeat protein has protein sequence MKNYYHFLGLESNASQEEIKKAYRKLSLKFHPDKNGGDTFFEDRFKQINEAYETLSDSAKKLSYDSKLREYLNKSQEHRFTAEEVRDFAEKIKKEYEEKLRQERAKNTASAFNNQNNHQQSKNYQKTSGSQQPKSSPSIKNNYNSFILFTLISLFFIIILLFFARSKNYDNKTAELAAGIQLFNNENYSESYKILRSLENDEVFTQEARYCLAYMHGVGLGVQENDLLANKMMNEISQGKDTLQAIFADYYLATQYYHGKNGINEDKTEAFKRFLKVAKKGNSTAMLVVAKLYHNGDGTGKDLQQAKYWYQSAANGGLQVAIDALKGSDFKIATRKSDHEKKKSNHEKKQYKLLQEEVYSDDQYDFSFYRYLEETSTEVLDACIMYKESNGKDINVIVPIGGKVRILDVNTDSEYFYTEWQGNYGYILSNYFIKL, from the coding sequence ATGAAAAATTACTATCACTTTCTTGGGCTTGAAAGTAATGCCTCCCAAGAAGAGATAAAAAAAGCATACAGAAAATTGTCACTGAAATTCCATCCTGACAAAAATGGTGGAGATACTTTTTTTGAGGATAGATTCAAACAGATTAATGAAGCATATGAGACGCTTTCTGACTCAGCTAAAAAGCTAAGTTATGACAGTAAATTGCGTGAGTATTTAAATAAATCTCAAGAACATCGTTTCACAGCTGAAGAGGTAAGGGATTTTGCTGAGAAGATAAAAAAAGAATACGAAGAAAAACTACGCCAAGAACGCGCTAAAAATACTGCTTCTGCTTTTAATAATCAGAATAATCATCAACAGAGTAAAAATTATCAGAAAACGTCTGGTTCACAACAGCCTAAGTCTTCACCTTCAATAAAAAACAATTACAATTCTTTTATATTATTTACCCTTATAAGTTTATTTTTTATTATTATACTATTATTTTTTGCAAGGTCTAAAAATTATGATAATAAAACTGCTGAACTAGCAGCTGGAATTCAATTATTTAATAATGAAAATTATTCTGAAAGTTATAAAATTCTGCGGAGCCTAGAAAATGATGAAGTTTTTACTCAGGAGGCTAGGTATTGTCTTGCCTATATGCATGGAGTGGGACTAGGAGTACAAGAAAATGATTTATTAGCAAATAAAATGATGAATGAAATTTCGCAAGGAAAGGATACTCTTCAGGCTATCTTTGCTGATTACTATTTAGCAACACAATATTACCATGGCAAAAATGGTATAAATGAAGATAAAACCGAGGCTTTTAAAAGATTTTTGAAAGTAGCTAAGAAAGGTAATTCAACCGCCATGTTAGTTGTTGCTAAATTATATCATAATGGAGATGGAACAGGCAAAGATTTACAACAGGCCAAATATTGGTATCAGTCAGCCGCAAATGGAGGGCTTCAGGTTGCAATAGACGCATTGAAGGGAAGTGACTTTAAAATTGCAACTAGAAAGTCAGATCATGAAAAGAAAAAGTCTAATCATGAAAAGAAACAATATAAATTATTGCAAGAAGAAGTTTATTCTGATGACCAATATGATTTTTCATTTTACCGATATTTAGAAGAAACTAGCACTGAAGTTTTAGATGCCTGTATAATGTACAAAGAGTCAAATGGGAAAGATATAAATGTAATTGTACCAATTGGTGGGAAAGTAAGAATTCTGGATGTTAATACTGATAGTGAATATTTCTATACTGAATGGCAGGGCAATTATGGATATATATTATCAAATTACTTTATTAAGTTATAA